The sequence TTCGCCCTCCGGTTCACTCTGTTCGCACCGGACCAGACGCCCGGCAACCCGGCGGACAACCCGGCCATCCCCGGCTGCTCACGCACGTACGGCGAGGCCAGCTCCGGGACGTCGGCGGGTGTGCGCGAGTGGACGTCGGTGTGCACGGTCACGGCCACCAAGGGCCTCTACGTGCTGGCCGTGTCCATCGACGGCAATGGCAGGGCGATCTCCGACTTCTCCATCCGCACCTTGGTCGGCGGCAACCAGAACAGCGGCGTCGACGTGTACGGCCTCGGGGCGATGTCACTCGACATGATCCAGGCGGGCGTCACCGCCAACTTCAAGATCGTCAAGCTCGAGGACATCTATGCGGGCACCCAGCTCGTAATCTCCCTGTTCGACCCGGGTGACATCAGCGGAGGCTTTGCCAATCTGAGCTTCGATGGCGAGGCGGCCGCCTGGGACTGCGGGGTGAGGATCTACAACCACGCCAAGAACCCGATCACCGGGTGGACGGGAGACGACAGTCCAGGCTCGGCGCCTTGTCTGCTCAACACATCCGGGCAGCGGTTCAACAACCAGTGGGTCGAGTTCCGCTTCGACATCCCGAGCACGTACACGTGCGCCATCGACTGCTGGTTGCGGGTGACGTACAACTTCGCCCCGACGGCGACCGTGACAGAGCGCACGACGTGGGGTGCCAGGATCAACGGCCAGCCGATCCACCTGTTGCCCTAGCGGACGGGTTGACGGGCTTGCTTCGGGGCGCACGCCGCGTCGGCGGCGCCGCCGTACACTCGGACGATGCCGAAGATCGCGCTGCTCGACGGTCACAGCCTCGCGTACAGGGCGTTCTACGCTCTCCCTGCCGATCTGGCGACGCCGGCGGGCCAGGTCACGAACGCAGTGTTCGGATTCACCTCGATGCTCATAAAGCTCCTCGGAGACGAGCACCCAGATGCGCTGGCGGTTGCCTGGGACGTCCGGGGTCCGACCTTCCGGACGGAGAGGTACGCCGAGTACAAGGCTCAGAGAGAGGCCCCTCCTGAGCTGTTCAGGGGGCAGCTCCCGCTCATCGACGAGGTGCTCGACTCGCTGAAGATCGCCCAGCTCAGGAAGCAGGGCCTCGAAGCGGACGACATCATCGCAACGCTCACGGCCCAGGCCCGGGCGGCAGGATGGGACGTGATCGTCGTGACCGGCGATCGGGATGCCTTCCAGCTCATCGAGGACGGAGTGACGGTGCTCTACACCCGGCGGGGCATCTCGGACACCGTCAAGGCTGACAGGGCGTGGATCGTGGAGCGATATGGCATCGCTCCCGACCGCTACCGGGACTACGCCGCCTTGCGCGGCGACACCAGCGACAATCTCCCGGGTGTCCCGGGCGTCGGTGAGAAGACGGCCTCCAAGCTCATCCAGTCCTACGGCGACCTCGACGGCGTGTTCGCCCACCTGGATGAGCTGACACCGAGGTTGCGCCAGAACCTGACCGAGGCCAGGGATCAGGTCATGCTGAACCGAGAGCTGATGACGCTCGTCCGTGACGTCACGTTCGGCGACGCCGAAGGCGGCAAAGTCGACATCGAGGCCTTCACGCTGCGCGAGTGGGACCGCGACGAGGTCCGCATGGTGTTCGACGGGTTGGCGTTTCGCACGTTGTGGGATCGTCTCGTCGAGCTGGGGGGACAGGCTGCGGCCGCCGCGGAGTCGATAGACGTCGAGGTGACGACCGCCGTCGACTTGGCAGGTGTCGAGGCACTGCCGCCGGGACCCGTGGTCGTCGAGCTCGTGACGGATGGGTTCGAGCTCGCCGGGGTCATGTGCGCCTCGTCCGACGCCGCCGCCCTGTTCGTGCCCCTCGAGTCGTTGTCCATCCTCGATGCCCGCTTGAAGGCCGACGGCATGGTGGCGCACGACGCCAAGCGGGTGCTGGGCGCCCTCATCGAGGCGGAGACGGGCCCGTACCGGGTGGCGTTCGACACGGCCCTCGCCGCCTACGTCATCAACCCTGCCCAGCGCGCCCCGGACCTCGAAGAGCTCGCCTATCGGGAGCTCGGCCTCACGGTGGAAGCGGCGCAGGACGACGGCGAGGGAGCGCCGCAGGCGTCCTTCGACTTCTCGGGCCGTCAAGGGCCCGATCTCGAATCGGCTGCCAGGCGTGCCGTCACGGTCGCCCGCCTGGTGCCTGCGCTGCGCCAGCAGGTCGAGGCGAGGGGCAGCACCGCTCTCCTGGAGGACATCGAGCTGCCGTTGATCCCGATCCTGGCGAGGATGGAGGTCACAGGCATCGCGGTCGATGCCGAGTTCCTCACCGATCTCGGCGACGATCTCCGTAAACGCTTGGGTGAGTTGGAGACGGCGATCCACGAGGCAGCCGGAGAGCCGTTCAACATCAACTCGACATTGCAGCTGCGCGAGGTGCTCTTCGACAGACTCGGCCTTCCGGTCCTCGCCAAGACTCCGAAGGGTCAGCCGTCGACGGATGCCTCCGTCCTCGGGAAGCTGCGGGACGAGCATCCGGTCGTCGAGAACCTGCTGCGCTATCGAGAGCTGGAGAAGCTGCGATCGACGTACGTCGATGCCCTGCTGCCGCTCATCGAGGAGGACGGGCGAATACGGGGCCGCTTCAACCAGATGGCCGCCGCGACGGGCCGCCTCTCGCAGGAGCAGCCGAATCTGCAGAACATCCCGATCCGATCCGAGGAAGGCAGGGTCATCCGCAAGGCGTTCGTCGCCGAGGAGGGATGCGTG comes from Acidimicrobiia bacterium and encodes:
- the polA gene encoding DNA polymerase I — its product is MPKIALLDGHSLAYRAFYALPADLATPAGQVTNAVFGFTSMLIKLLGDEHPDALAVAWDVRGPTFRTERYAEYKAQREAPPELFRGQLPLIDEVLDSLKIAQLRKQGLEADDIIATLTAQARAAGWDVIVVTGDRDAFQLIEDGVTVLYTRRGISDTVKADRAWIVERYGIAPDRYRDYAALRGDTSDNLPGVPGVGEKTASKLIQSYGDLDGVFAHLDELTPRLRQNLTEARDQVMLNRELMTLVRDVTFGDAEGGKVDIEAFTLREWDRDEVRMVFDGLAFRTLWDRLVELGGQAAAAAESIDVEVTTAVDLAGVEALPPGPVVVELVTDGFELAGVMCASSDAAALFVPLESLSILDARLKADGMVAHDAKRVLGALIEAETGPYRVAFDTALAAYVINPAQRAPDLEELAYRELGLTVEAAQDDGEGAPQASFDFSGRQGPDLESAARRAVTVARLVPALRQQVEARGSTALLEDIELPLIPILARMEVTGIAVDAEFLTDLGDDLRKRLGELETAIHEAAGEPFNINSTLQLREVLFDRLGLPVLAKTPKGQPSTDASVLGKLRDEHPVVENLLRYRELEKLRSTYVDALLPLIEEDGRIRGRFNQMAAATGRLSQEQPNLQNIPIRSEEGRVIRKAFVAEEGCVFLVADYSQIELRILAHMSGDRGLVDAFEHDLDIHTATAARVGGVSLAEVDPDARRRAKMINFGLLYGMEAFGLAQRLEISREEAAAHVEQYFAQFPEVRAFMRGIVADARATGFTTTLLGRRRYLPELASSNFRDRQMGERMALNAPIQGSAADIIKKAMVELDEALRAGGYRAEMLLQVHDELVLEVPEDEIEAVTELTKRTMEGIVELRVPLRVDTAIGRSLADTKS